A single region of the Brassica rapa cultivar Chiifu-401-42 chromosome A03, CAAS_Brap_v3.01, whole genome shotgun sequence genome encodes:
- the LOC103857886 gene encoding serine/threonine-protein phosphatase PP1 isozyme 4 → MATTQGQQTAIDAAVLDDIIRRLTEVRLARPGKQVQLSEAEIKQLCTTARDIFLQQPNLLELEAPIKICGDIHGQYSDLLRLFEYGGFPPSANYLFLGDYVDRGKQSLETICLLLAYKIKYPGNFFLLRGNHECASINRIYGFYDECKRRFNVRVWKVFTDCFNCLPVAALIDDKILCMHGGLSPDLDHLDEIRSLPRPTMIPDTGLLCDLLWSDPGKDVKGWGMNDRGVSYTFGPDKVSEFLTKHDLDLVCRAHQVVEDGYEFFADRQLVTVFSAPNYCGEFDNAGAMMSVDENLMCSFQILKPAEKKSKFMMSTKI, encoded by the exons ATGGCGACGACGCAGGGGCAACAGACGGCGATTGACGCGGCGGTTCTCGACGATATAATCCGACGGCTCACGGAGGTTCGGTTGGCTAGACCAGGGAAGCAAGTCCAGCTCTCGGAGGCTGAGATCAAACAGCTGTGCACTACAGCTAGAGACATCTTTCTTCAGCAACCTAATTTGCTTGAGCTTGAGGCACCCATCAAAATCTGTG GTGACATACATGGGCAGTATAGTGACTTGCTGAGGCTGTTTGAGTACGGTGGCTTCCCTCCTAGTGCTAACTATCTCTTCCTTGGTGACTACGTGGACCGAGGCAAACAGAGTCTTGAAACCATATGTCTCTTACTAGCTTACAAGATCAAATACCCAGGGAACTTTTTTCTACTAAGGGGTAACCACGAGTGTGCTTCTATCAACCGCATATATGGATTTTACGATGAGTGTAAAAGGAGGTTCAATGTGAGGGTATGGAAGGTTTTCACAGACTGTTTCAACTGCCTTCCTGTTGCTGCGCTTATAGATGACAAGATACTGTGTATGCACGGTGGACTTTCCCCGGATCTCGACCATTTGGATGAGATTAGAAGCTTGCCGCGTCCAACTATGATTCCTGACACGGGGCTCCTCTGTGATTTGCTCTGGTCTGATCCCGGGAAAGATGTTAAAGGATGGGGGATGAATGATAGGGGCGTTTCTTACACCTTTGGTCCGGATAAAGTCTCTGAGTTTCTAACGAAACATGATCTAGACCTTGTGTGTCGTGCCCATCAG GTGGTGGAAGATGGTTATGAGTTCTTTGCTGATAGACAGCTAGTGACGGTGTTTTCAGCTCCTAACTACTGTGGAGAATTTGATAATGCTGGTGCGATGATGAGCGTGGATGAGAACCTTATGTGCTCGTTTCAGATTTTGAAGCCTGCGGAGAAGAAGTCCAAGTTCATGATGTCCACAAAGATTTGA